The following coding sequences are from one Vibrio syngnathi window:
- the rpoH gene encoding RNA polymerase sigma factor RpoH has translation MANQAYQMALVTQDSLDSYIRSANSYPMLTPEEERGLAERLHYKGEIDAAKGLILSHLRFVVHVARGYSGYGLPMADLVQEGNIGLMKAVKRFNPEVGVRLVSFAVHWIKAEIHEYVLRNWRIVKIATTKAQRKLFFNLRKSKKRLGWFNNGEVETVARELGVEPSEVREMESRLAAQDATFEAPMDDDDGGSAYTAPVYYLEDKASDVAETVEAANWESHTNNRLGLALKSLDERSQHIVRSRWLDDNKATLQDLADTYSISAERVRQLEKNAMKKLKQAVGDF, from the coding sequence ATGGCAAACCAAGCGTATCAAATGGCTTTAGTCACACAAGATAGTTTAGATAGCTATATCCGATCAGCGAACAGCTACCCAATGCTGACACCTGAAGAGGAACGTGGACTTGCAGAGCGATTACATTACAAAGGTGAGATCGATGCTGCGAAAGGCTTGATCCTTTCACACCTACGATTCGTGGTGCACGTTGCAAGAGGCTACTCTGGCTATGGGCTGCCAATGGCTGATCTTGTCCAAGAAGGTAACATCGGCTTGATGAAGGCTGTTAAGCGCTTCAATCCAGAAGTTGGTGTCCGTCTAGTCTCTTTTGCTGTTCACTGGATCAAAGCTGAGATTCATGAATACGTATTGCGTAACTGGCGTATCGTTAAGATCGCTACGACTAAAGCGCAGCGTAAATTGTTCTTTAACCTTCGTAAGTCTAAAAAGCGTTTAGGTTGGTTCAATAACGGTGAAGTTGAGACGGTTGCGCGTGAGCTGGGTGTTGAGCCTTCAGAAGTTCGAGAAATGGAATCTCGTTTGGCGGCACAAGACGCGACGTTTGAAGCGCCTATGGACGACGACGACGGTGGTTCTGCTTACACGGCTCCAGTTTACTACCTAGAAGACAAAGCGTCAGACGTTGCTGAGACGGTTGAAGCGGCTAACTGGGAATCACATACTAATAATCGCTTAGGTCTCGCATTAAAGAGCTTAGACGAGCGTAGTCAACACATTGTTCGCTCACGTTGGTTAGACGACAACAAAGCAACACTGCAAGACTTAGCGGATACCTATAGCATTTCTGCAGAGCGTGTTCGCCAGTTAGAAAAGAATGCGATGAAGAAATTGAAGCAAGCCGTTGGTGACTTCTAA
- the glpE gene encoding thiosulfate sulfurtransferase GlpE yields MDQFKHIDVKGAQALIEQSEARLVDIRDPQSFAVAHSETAYHLTNDTMVSFMDEVEFEQPILVMCYHGISSQGAAQYLVNQGFEEVYSVDGGFEAWHRAELPVIAG; encoded by the coding sequence ATGGACCAGTTTAAACATATCGACGTTAAAGGCGCTCAAGCCCTTATTGAACAAAGTGAAGCTCGACTTGTCGATATACGAGATCCGCAATCTTTTGCGGTTGCCCATTCAGAAACAGCCTACCACCTGACTAACGATACAATGGTGTCGTTTATGGATGAGGTTGAGTTCGAACAGCCTATCTTAGTGATGTGTTACCACGGTATTAGTAGCCAAGGCGCAGCACAATATTTAGTGAACCAAGGCTTTGAAGAGGTATATAGTGTTGATGGCGGTTTCGAAGCTTGGCATCGTGCTGAACTTCCGGTGATCGCGGGTTAA
- the glpG gene encoding rhomboid family intramembrane serine protease GlpG has translation MIRLMVLDNPRLAQAFIDYMASRQIPIQMSPEGEGRFALWLLDGQFQVETEAELNRFLAEPNHKRYQAASWDMAETRKSNFHYHTPSFMGMIKAKAGPVTLSLMLVCVVIFALQQIGFGQAIFNALHFPAVDGQQWQLWRWLSHAVLHFSVMHIAFNILWWWQLGGDIEKKLGSLKLLQIFAVSSALSGAGQYWVEGANFGGLSGVVYALVGYLWVVGAKAPQLGLGIPRQIVGFMLVWLVLGYMQPFMAIANTAHLAGLAAGVIIGWIDAMKAPSSARN, from the coding sequence ATGATTAGACTGATGGTGTTAGACAACCCACGTCTTGCTCAAGCATTTATTGATTATATGGCCTCTCGTCAGATCCCTATTCAGATGTCTCCAGAGGGAGAAGGGCGTTTTGCTTTGTGGCTTCTTGATGGTCAATTTCAGGTTGAAACCGAAGCTGAGCTGAATCGTTTTTTGGCTGAACCGAATCATAAACGTTATCAAGCGGCCTCTTGGGACATGGCAGAGACCAGAAAGAGCAACTTTCATTATCACACGCCAAGTTTTATGGGCATGATAAAAGCCAAAGCGGGCCCCGTGACACTGAGCCTAATGTTGGTGTGTGTGGTAATTTTTGCGCTGCAACAGATTGGTTTTGGCCAAGCTATTTTCAATGCCCTGCATTTCCCAGCGGTTGATGGACAGCAATGGCAGTTGTGGCGTTGGTTGAGCCATGCCGTTCTGCATTTCTCTGTTATGCATATCGCATTCAATATTTTGTGGTGGTGGCAGCTAGGTGGGGACATTGAGAAGAAACTAGGTAGCCTCAAGCTACTTCAGATCTTTGCTGTCTCTTCTGCGCTTTCAGGTGCTGGGCAGTATTGGGTTGAAGGGGCGAACTTCGGTGGTTTGTCTGGTGTTGTGTATGCCTTGGTTGGTTACTTATGGGTTGTAGGTGCGAAGGCACCACAGCTTGGTTTAGGTATCCCAAGACAGATTGTCGGCTTTATGTTGGTGTGGTTAGTGCTTGGGTACATGCAGCCATTTATGGCGATCGCCAATACAGCGCATTTGGCTGGCCTAGCCGCTGGTGTCATTATTGGTTGGATTGATGCGATGAAAGCACCAAGCTCGGCAAGAAACTAA
- a CDS encoding flagellar basal body-associated protein FliL, translated as MHKRYVAQLFIAINLLFSASSFAEEESTPKLAYFTLEPDLTTNFYTKGKKLGYIQVRLDIMVANSNDLEAIEHHQPLIRDAVIELLGKQNEETIKSLSGREDLRKSLVEHLNKILLPETGKTLIADLLFTKYLYQ; from the coding sequence ATGCACAAACGTTATGTAGCCCAACTATTTATTGCGATTAATCTACTATTTTCAGCATCAAGTTTCGCTGAAGAAGAATCGACACCCAAACTAGCCTACTTCACGCTAGAGCCCGATCTCACCACCAATTTTTACACTAAAGGTAAAAAACTGGGCTATATTCAGGTCCGTCTCGACATAATGGTCGCAAATAGTAATGACTTAGAAGCCATTGAGCATCATCAGCCATTGATTCGTGATGCGGTGATTGAATTACTCGGCAAACAAAATGAAGAGACAATTAAGTCTCTATCCGGTCGTGAAGATTTGAGAAAGTCCTTAGTTGAGCACCTCAATAAAATTTTACTTCCTGAAACAGGTAAAACCCTCATTGCTGACTTATTGTTTACCAAATACCTTTATCAGTAA
- a CDS encoding chorismate lyase gives MNQSISLYLNSLMNVDWQSTEKFSFPNETTKEWLMEQGSLSRKLGKCCKHLSVELLHNQVVERSILQKDEERLLSSHDCLLRKVILKGDDEPWVLGRTLIPRITLEDHQHSDLSQQGDVPLGLTVFSAENVERDALQVGWVIAGDERLLARRSRLWMNHKPMLVAELFLPTSPIYSKESV, from the coding sequence ATGAATCAGTCAATATCATTGTATCTAAATTCGTTAATGAATGTAGATTGGCAAAGCACAGAAAAATTTAGTTTTCCTAATGAAACCACCAAAGAGTGGCTTATGGAACAAGGATCGCTTTCCCGTAAGTTGGGCAAGTGCTGCAAGCACCTGTCTGTTGAGTTGCTTCATAATCAAGTTGTGGAACGATCAATTCTGCAGAAGGACGAAGAACGCCTTTTATCATCACATGATTGCTTACTACGTAAAGTGATTTTAAAGGGAGATGATGAGCCGTGGGTGTTAGGTCGAACCTTAATACCTCGAATTACCCTAGAAGACCATCAGCACTCCGATCTTTCTCAACAAGGGGATGTCCCGCTTGGATTAACTGTTTTCAGTGCTGAGAATGTGGAGCGAGATGCGCTGCAAGTCGGTTGGGTTATCGCTGGCGATGAGCGATTACTCGCGCGTCGTTCTCGATTATGGATGAATCATAAACCGATGCTTGTGGCCGAACTTTTTTTACCAACATCCCCCATTTACTCTAAGGAGAGTGTGTAA
- the ubiA gene encoding 4-hydroxybenzoate octaprenyltransferase — protein sequence MLATKAKAYWQLTRMNRPIGTLLLLWPTLWSLIIAAKGMPDFDVLVVFILGVVLMRSAGCVINDFADRKVDGHVKRTKQRPLPSGLVSSKEAIVLFLVLAVVSFLLVLTMNPLTIKLSFIGVGLAFIYPFMKRFTHLPQLFLGLAFSWAIPMAWAAQTNELPSIVWFIFVINALWTIAYDTQYAMVDRDDDLKIGIKSTAILFGRFDKLMVGALQLVTLAMLIALGMHYQLGDTFYWALLVSGSLFVYQQHLMRHRDRDLCFQAFLNNNYVGMAVTVGLFITFW from the coding sequence ATGCTTGCCACCAAAGCGAAGGCGTACTGGCAATTGACGCGAATGAATCGCCCGATTGGTACTCTGTTACTCCTTTGGCCGACCTTGTGGTCGCTGATTATTGCTGCGAAAGGCATGCCTGATTTTGATGTCTTGGTTGTTTTCATACTCGGTGTGGTGTTAATGCGATCGGCTGGCTGTGTGATTAATGACTTTGCTGACCGTAAAGTTGATGGTCATGTCAAACGCACCAAGCAACGTCCATTACCTTCAGGCTTGGTTTCCAGCAAGGAAGCCATTGTGCTCTTCCTAGTGTTAGCTGTGGTTTCTTTTTTGTTGGTACTCACCATGAACCCGCTGACCATTAAGCTCTCTTTTATTGGCGTTGGTCTAGCGTTCATTTATCCTTTCATGAAGCGTTTTACACACCTTCCGCAGTTGTTTCTCGGATTGGCTTTCAGTTGGGCAATACCAATGGCTTGGGCGGCGCAAACCAATGAACTGCCAAGCATTGTGTGGTTTATCTTCGTGATTAATGCGTTGTGGACGATAGCCTACGACACGCAATATGCGATGGTTGACCGAGATGATGACTTGAAGATTGGCATCAAGTCGACGGCTATTCTGTTTGGTCGTTTTGATAAGCTTATGGTTGGCGCGCTGCAGTTAGTTACACTGGCGATGTTGATTGCATTGGGCATGCACTACCAACTCGGTGATACGTTCTACTGGGCACTGTTAGTTTCGGGAAGCTTGTTCGTGTATCAACAGCATCTGATGCGTCACCGCGATCGAGACCTTTGCTTCCAAGCCTTCTTGAACAATAACTATGTTGGAATGGCGGTGACTGTAGGCTTGTTCATTACCTTCTGGTAA
- the plsB gene encoding glycerol-3-phosphate 1-O-acyltransferase PlsB, with translation MSSGQSFSRSLMKLPLSLLVKSTSIPSNPIEDLNIDLSKPIVYALPFRSSVDILTLQKHALELGLPDPLSKLEINGKSLQRYVFISSRKTLLQDDDYVPSSSIEVFSELLSLHAEDSELDVQVIPATVLWGRKPGKENNQKPYLQAMNGLEKSKAVLLAGRDCLVRFSPVVSLRYMANSHGTDSTIAHKLARVARIHFSRQKLAASGPNLPSRQALFDRLLKSEAIKKAIEDEAQAKNISIEKASKEAQDIMDEIAANFSYSLIKRGEKILGWLWNKLYQGLHISNASTVRKLAQDGHEIVYVPCHRSHMDYLLLSYVLYHEGMVPPHIAAGINLNFFPAGPIFRHGGAFFIRRSFKGNKLYSTIFREYLAELFAKGYSVEYFSEGGRSRTGRLLQAKTGMLAMTIQAMLRGMNRPVTLVPVYIGYEHVMEVATYAKELRGKRKEKENASLVIRTIRKLRNFGKGYVNFGEPIQLNQYLNEHAPEWTKDIDPMGTSKPQWMNPVVNDLATKMMTHINDAAATNALTLCATALLASRQRALSRDSLISQINCYLSLLKNVPYSDTFTVPKDSAEDLVKHAESLNKFLIESDTMGDIISLDRHQSILMTYYRNNIIHLFALPSLIAQMTIRQHGLTIDSIQKNVAAIYPFLKKELFLSYDEVQLESVVANIIEELVSQGLLVVSNNQVTINQSNSQALMLLGRTISETLQRYSIALNLLTENPDLDKSDLEQKSQDIAQRLGRLQGINAPEFFDKGVFASMFATLKQQQYLDNDGNCDLEKTQQFAKLLYSMLYPEVRLTIQESIHQAE, from the coding sequence ATGTCTTCTGGACAATCTTTTTCACGTTCATTAATGAAGCTACCTTTATCCCTATTGGTAAAGAGCACATCAATCCCTTCAAACCCCATAGAGGATTTGAACATTGATTTGAGCAAACCGATTGTATACGCCTTACCGTTTCGCTCTAGTGTCGACATTCTTACATTGCAAAAACATGCACTTGAATTAGGGTTGCCTGATCCGTTGAGCAAGCTTGAAATCAATGGCAAATCACTGCAACGCTACGTTTTTATCTCTTCTCGCAAAACTCTACTGCAAGACGATGATTATGTACCAAGCTCATCAATTGAAGTCTTCTCTGAGCTGCTTTCACTGCATGCTGAAGACTCTGAACTCGACGTTCAAGTTATCCCTGCCACGGTATTGTGGGGGCGTAAACCTGGTAAAGAAAATAACCAGAAGCCTTACCTACAAGCAATGAATGGCTTAGAGAAATCAAAAGCGGTATTGCTAGCAGGTCGTGACTGCCTAGTTCGCTTTAGCCCAGTGGTATCTCTACGATACATGGCTAACTCACACGGCACCGACAGCACCATCGCGCATAAACTGGCGCGCGTGGCACGTATTCACTTTTCTCGCCAAAAATTGGCGGCATCAGGCCCGAACCTGCCAAGCCGCCAAGCTCTGTTTGATCGCCTACTAAAATCAGAAGCGATCAAAAAAGCGATTGAAGACGAAGCACAAGCAAAAAACATTTCGATCGAGAAAGCGAGCAAAGAAGCTCAAGACATCATGGACGAGATTGCTGCGAACTTCTCTTACTCACTAATCAAACGCGGTGAGAAGATTCTTGGTTGGTTGTGGAATAAGTTGTACCAAGGCCTGCATATTAGCAACGCTTCAACCGTTCGTAAGCTCGCTCAAGACGGCCACGAAATTGTTTACGTGCCTTGTCACCGCAGCCACATGGATTACTTACTGCTTTCTTATGTGCTTTATCATGAAGGCATGGTTCCTCCGCACATCGCTGCAGGTATTAACCTCAACTTCTTCCCTGCCGGCCCTATTTTCCGTCACGGAGGTGCGTTCTTTATTCGTCGTAGTTTCAAAGGCAACAAGTTGTACTCGACGATTTTCCGTGAATACCTAGCCGAACTGTTCGCTAAAGGTTACTCAGTAGAGTACTTCAGTGAAGGTGGTCGTTCTCGTACGGGTCGTCTATTGCAGGCGAAAACCGGCATGCTAGCGATGACAATCCAAGCAATGCTGCGCGGCATGAACCGTCCGGTGACTTTGGTTCCTGTATACATCGGCTATGAGCACGTAATGGAAGTCGCGACCTACGCGAAAGAACTTCGTGGTAAGCGTAAAGAGAAAGAAAACGCGAGCCTAGTGATTCGTACCATTCGTAAGCTGCGTAACTTTGGTAAAGGCTACGTCAACTTTGGTGAGCCGATTCAGCTTAACCAATATCTGAACGAGCACGCTCCAGAGTGGACTAAAGATATCGATCCAATGGGAACCAGTAAGCCACAATGGATGAATCCAGTGGTTAATGACCTAGCAACCAAAATGATGACACACATTAACGATGCGGCAGCGACCAACGCACTAACACTTTGTGCAACGGCGTTACTGGCTTCAAGACAGCGTGCATTGTCTCGTGATTCTTTGATTTCTCAGATCAACTGCTACCTGTCTCTGCTTAAGAATGTGCCTTATTCAGATACATTCACAGTGCCTAAAGACAGCGCTGAAGATTTAGTAAAACACGCAGAGTCATTGAACAAGTTCTTAATTGAATCCGACACGATGGGTGACATCATTTCGCTAGACCGTCACCAATCGATTCTGATGACCTACTACCGTAATAACATCATTCATTTGTTTGCTCTACCATCATTAATCGCTCAAATGACCATTCGTCAGCACGGCCTAACGATTGATTCGATTCAAAAGAATGTTGCTGCAATCTACCCGTTCTTGAAGAAAGAGCTGTTCTTAAGCTACGACGAAGTTCAACTTGAAAGCGTGGTGGCGAACATCATTGAAGAACTTGTTAGCCAAGGTCTGCTTGTTGTGTCGAACAACCAAGTAACGATCAACCAGTCAAACAGCCAAGCACTGATGCTACTAGGCCGCACGATTTCAGAAACTCTCCAGCGCTACTCGATTGCTTTGAACCTATTGACAGAGAATCCTGATCTAGATAAGTCAGACCTTGAGCAGAAAAGCCAAGACATCGCACAGCGACTGGGTCGCCTACAAGGCATCAACGCACCAGAGTTCTTCGATAAAGGCGTGTTTGCGTCGATGTTCGCAACTCTGAAACAGCAGCAATATCTGGATAACGATGGTAACTGTGATTTAGAAAAGACTCAGCAATTCGCTAAACTTCTCTACTCAATGCTTTACCCTGAAGTACGCTTGACGATTCAAGAGAGTATCCACCAAGCAGAATAA
- a CDS encoding diacylglycerol kinase: MTKKSNTGFKRIVKAAGFSWQGITSSFKNEAAFRQEVFMATVLIPLAFYLDVSQVERILMISAVVLVMVVELINTAIEAVVDRIGSEHHELSGMAKDVGSAAVFICLALAGYVWLEILFL, from the coding sequence ATGACCAAAAAATCAAACACCGGATTCAAACGTATCGTCAAAGCGGCGGGCTTTTCATGGCAAGGCATCACGAGTTCGTTTAAAAACGAGGCTGCATTTCGACAAGAAGTCTTCATGGCGACGGTGCTTATTCCGTTGGCGTTTTACTTAGATGTAAGCCAAGTTGAGCGAATCTTGATGATTTCAGCAGTTGTGTTGGTGATGGTTGTTGAGTTGATCAATACCGCGATTGAAGCGGTCGTTGACCGAATTGGTAGTGAACATCATGAGCTTTCTGGGATGGCGAAAGATGTCGGTTCGGCCGCGGTTTTCATCTGCTTGGCACTTGCAGGTTATGTGTGGCTAGAGATCTTGTTTTTGTAA
- the lexA gene encoding transcriptional repressor LexA → MKPLTPRQQQVFDLIKSKIEDCGMPPTRAEIARELGFRSANAAEEHLKALARKEAIEIIPGASRGIRILLEDAANEEQGLPLIGQVAAGEPILAQEHVEMHYQVDPGMFKPQADFLLRVNGESMKDIGIMDGDLLAVHKTQDVRDGQVVVARVDDDVTVKRLERKGSTVLLHAENEEFSPIHVDLESQHLSIEGLAVGIIRNTDWM, encoded by the coding sequence ATGAAGCCGTTAACGCCCCGCCAGCAACAAGTTTTTGACCTTATCAAAAGTAAGATCGAAGATTGCGGTATGCCACCGACTCGTGCAGAAATCGCACGTGAACTTGGCTTCCGTTCTGCAAATGCTGCAGAAGAACATTTAAAAGCACTTGCTCGCAAAGAAGCAATTGAGATTATCCCGGGCGCGTCTCGTGGTATTCGTATTTTGCTTGAAGACGCAGCGAACGAAGAACAAGGTTTACCCTTGATTGGTCAAGTTGCCGCTGGTGAGCCTATTCTGGCCCAAGAGCATGTAGAAATGCATTACCAAGTTGACCCTGGCATGTTTAAACCACAAGCCGACTTCTTACTTCGTGTAAATGGCGAAAGTATGAAAGACATCGGTATTATGGATGGCGATTTACTGGCTGTTCATAAAACACAAGATGTACGCGATGGTCAGGTTGTCGTGGCTCGTGTCGATGATGATGTAACGGTAAAACGCCTAGAACGTAAAGGTTCAACGGTGCTGTTACACGCTGAAAATGAAGAGTTTTCTCCTATCCATGTCGATCTAGAATCTCAACACTTGTCTATTGAAGGACTTGCGGTTGGTATTATTCGTAACACCGACTGGATGTAG
- a CDS encoding class I SAM-dependent methyltransferase: MPNPTKPQMKPLIPKPRSSVQKASSDQGSAHQEFQVPTNLVQHLWFRSRESLADDGLVYDPIAAQACKRCQLAPECLTGELDQQQLLYATLTQLCDAQVQQFLSHNPEAWIINVGAGLDTRFYRLDNGRCHWVELDVTENLVWRQRLFHKNERYRLECGSVDDLTWLDELNIPEQASVMVVCEHALLDCNEQQTANFIQSLSRYFTHAHACLVLAGDKSSSALGQKLGSGKYAHGLSSPIDSVLNWLPWAQWVKAFSPLDQQCNRWKLWQRLLCKISQVKKRLTPQLVLVKW, translated from the coding sequence ATGCCAAATCCAACCAAACCTCAAATGAAGCCGCTTATTCCTAAGCCGCGATCTTCTGTTCAAAAGGCTTCTTCTGATCAAGGGTCGGCGCATCAAGAATTCCAAGTCCCGACGAACCTTGTTCAACACCTTTGGTTTCGCAGTCGAGAAAGCTTAGCCGATGATGGTCTCGTTTATGACCCTATCGCAGCGCAAGCCTGCAAGCGTTGCCAACTCGCACCTGAATGTCTGACTGGCGAACTCGATCAGCAACAACTTCTCTACGCAACACTGACTCAACTTTGTGACGCTCAAGTTCAACAATTTCTATCTCACAACCCAGAAGCTTGGATTATCAATGTTGGGGCAGGCCTCGATACCCGTTTCTACCGTTTAGATAACGGCCGTTGTCACTGGGTTGAATTGGATGTAACCGAGAATCTAGTTTGGAGACAACGCCTGTTCCACAAGAATGAACGCTACCGTTTAGAGTGTGGTTCGGTGGATGACCTGACTTGGTTGGATGAACTTAATATTCCAGAACAAGCTTCGGTGATGGTGGTGTGTGAACATGCTCTACTGGATTGCAATGAACAACAGACGGCGAACTTTATTCAGTCTTTGAGCCGTTATTTTACCCACGCACATGCATGTTTAGTGTTAGCTGGGGATAAAAGCTCTAGTGCTCTGGGGCAAAAACTCGGTTCTGGAAAGTATGCACATGGCTTATCTTCTCCGATAGACAGCGTTCTTAATTGGCTGCCATGGGCTCAATGGGTAAAAGCGTTTTCTCCACTTGACCAGCAGTGTAATCGTTGGAAGTTGTGGCAACGACTCCTTTGTAAGATCTCTCAGGTCAAAAAGCGTTTAACGCCGCAATTAGTACTAGTTAAATGGTAA
- the dinF gene encoding MATE family efflux transporter DinF: protein MKLFNPQTIFQTLSNQAMHKKVLLLAIPMVLSNITVPLLGLVDAAVIGHLEHSWYLGGVALGGTMISVTFWLLGFLRMSTTGLAAQSYGADDGKQLGLVFVQGVTMALGFAGVFLLLHSLVADAVFSLSSASEQVKHYGLQYFSIRAWSAPAALTNFVILGWLLGTQNAKAPMWMVIITNVTNIVLDIVFVIGLEWQVEGAALASVMADYAGLTFGLICIYRIWLRKQLPSPWDLLKRTSQGLSRFVKLNRDIFLRSLCLQATFTFMTFQGASFGDDVVAANAVLMSFLMIISYGMDGFAYAMEAMVGKAIGAKDKEELNQSLIGTFFWSFNICLVLTIAFAIAGSSLIHMITTIPEVKTQAEVYLPWLIAMPLVSMWCFLLDGIFVGATKGKDMRNSMFVATCSFFMIFYLASGLENHALWLAMLSFMAMRGIGLGVLFISQWKKGEFLA, encoded by the coding sequence GTGAAGTTATTTAATCCCCAAACCATTTTTCAAACTTTATCCAATCAGGCGATGCACAAAAAAGTGCTGTTGCTCGCGATCCCGATGGTTCTTTCCAATATTACGGTTCCACTGTTGGGCTTAGTCGATGCTGCGGTTATCGGTCATCTGGAACATTCTTGGTATTTAGGTGGTGTGGCGCTGGGTGGCACAATGATCAGCGTGACCTTTTGGCTGCTCGGTTTCTTACGGATGTCGACGACTGGTCTAGCCGCACAATCTTATGGTGCGGACGATGGCAAGCAGCTTGGCTTAGTTTTCGTGCAAGGCGTGACCATGGCTTTAGGCTTTGCAGGTGTATTTTTACTATTGCACAGCTTGGTTGCGGATGCGGTTTTCTCATTGAGCAGTGCCAGTGAGCAAGTCAAACATTATGGCCTACAGTACTTCTCTATCCGCGCTTGGAGTGCACCTGCTGCGCTGACTAACTTTGTAATTTTAGGTTGGCTACTCGGGACTCAAAATGCCAAAGCGCCAATGTGGATGGTGATCATCACCAATGTCACCAATATCGTTTTGGATATCGTTTTTGTTATCGGTTTAGAATGGCAAGTGGAAGGTGCAGCATTGGCATCTGTAATGGCTGATTATGCCGGTCTAACATTTGGCCTGATTTGTATTTACCGAATCTGGTTGAGAAAGCAGTTACCATCGCCATGGGATCTGCTTAAGAGAACCAGCCAAGGTTTGAGTCGTTTCGTAAAACTGAATCGCGATATCTTTCTTCGTTCATTATGCCTACAAGCGACTTTCACTTTTATGACCTTCCAAGGCGCAAGCTTTGGTGATGATGTTGTGGCGGCCAATGCGGTATTGATGAGTTTCTTGATGATCATCTCTTATGGGATGGATGGTTTTGCTTATGCAATGGAAGCTATGGTCGGAAAGGCGATTGGCGCGAAAGATAAAGAAGAGTTAAATCAGTCTTTGATTGGCACTTTCTTCTGGAGCTTCAATATTTGTTTGGTACTGACCATAGCGTTCGCGATTGCTGGGTCTAGCTTGATTCATATGATCACCACCATCCCAGAAGTGAAGACTCAGGCTGAAGTTTACCTACCGTGGTTGATTGCGATGCCGCTCGTTTCTATGTGGTGCTTCTTGCTGGATGGTATTTTCGTTGGGGCAACCAAGGGCAAGGATATGCGCAATAGTATGTTTGTGGCTACCTGCAGTTTCTTCATGATTTTCTATTTAGCATCAGGTTTAGAGAACCATGCGCTGTGGTTAGCTATGTTGAGCTTTATGGCGATGCGTGGCATCGGTCTCGGTGTTTTATTTATTTCTCAGTGGAAGAAAGGTGAGTTTCTCGCTTAG